In Schlegelella aquatica, one DNA window encodes the following:
- a CDS encoding ABC transporter ATP-binding protein, translating into MSNVLLNVNGIEVIYNHVILVLKGVSLQVPEGSVVALLGGNGAGKTTTLRAVSNLLAGERGEVTKGSIELRGERIEKLTPADLVHRGVVQVMEGRHCFGHLTIEENLLTGAYTRRDGKAAIAETLEKVYTYFPRLKTRRHSQAAYTSGGEQQMCAIGRALMANPKMVLLDEPSMGLAPQIVEEVFEIVKDLNVKERVTFLLAEQNTRVALRYASYGYILENGRVVMDGTAKDLAENEDVKEFYLGMGGGDRKSFRDVKSYKRRKRWLS; encoded by the coding sequence ATGAGCAACGTGCTACTCAACGTCAACGGCATCGAGGTGATCTACAACCACGTGATCCTCGTGCTCAAGGGCGTGTCGCTGCAGGTGCCCGAAGGCAGCGTGGTCGCGCTGCTGGGCGGCAACGGCGCGGGCAAGACGACGACCTTGCGGGCGGTGAGCAACCTGCTGGCCGGCGAGCGCGGCGAGGTCACCAAAGGCTCGATCGAGCTGCGCGGCGAGCGCATCGAAAAACTCACCCCGGCCGACCTGGTGCACCGGGGCGTGGTGCAGGTCATGGAAGGCCGCCACTGCTTCGGCCACCTGACGATCGAGGAGAACCTCCTGACCGGCGCCTACACCCGGCGCGACGGCAAGGCGGCCATCGCCGAGACGCTGGAGAAGGTCTACACCTACTTCCCGCGCTTGAAGACGCGCCGCCACTCGCAAGCCGCGTACACCTCGGGCGGCGAGCAACAGATGTGCGCCATCGGCCGCGCGCTGATGGCCAATCCGAAGATGGTGCTGCTCGACGAGCCGTCGATGGGTCTTGCCCCTCAGATCGTCGAGGAGGTCTTCGAGATCGTGAAGGACCTCAACGTCAAGGAGCGGGTCACCTTCCTGCTGGCCGAGCAGAACACCCGGGTCGCGCTGCGCTACGCCAGCTACGGCTACATCCTCGAGAACGGCCGCGTCGTGATGGACGGCACGGCCAAGGACCTGGCCGAGAACGAAGACGTCAAGGAGTTCTACCTCGGCATGGGCGGCGGCGACCGCAAGAGCTTCCGCGACGTCAAGAGCTACAAGCGCCGCAAGCGCTGGCTGTCATGA
- a CDS encoding branched-chain amino acid ABC transporter permease, giving the protein MFYRENGQFKTSYRADLAIFPIKQDRIAMALLLLVAIVVIPFTADEYLFRAILIPFLILSLAALGLNILVGYCGQISLGTGAFMAVGAYAAYNFHVRIDGMPLLASLLLGGASATVVGVIFGVPSLRIKGLYLAVATLAAQFFVDWAFLRIKWFTNDSPSGSVSVAGLNVLGMPIETPVQKYLFCLAFVLVFGLLAKNLVRSAIGREWMAIRDMDVAAAVIGIRPVYAKLTAFAVSSFIVGVAGALWGFIYLGAWEPAAFNIDRSFQLLFMVIIGGLGSIMGSFFGAAFIVLLPILLDAVPRWLGAPLSTAMAAHLTYMIFGALIVFFLIVEPHGLARLWSTAKEKLRLWPFPH; this is encoded by the coding sequence ATGTTCTACAGAGAAAACGGCCAGTTCAAGACGAGCTATCGCGCCGACCTCGCGATCTTCCCGATCAAGCAAGACCGCATCGCGATGGCGCTGCTGCTGCTCGTGGCGATCGTCGTGATCCCGTTCACCGCCGACGAGTACCTCTTCCGTGCCATCCTGATTCCGTTCCTGATCCTGTCGCTGGCCGCGCTGGGGCTCAACATCCTGGTGGGCTACTGCGGTCAGATCTCGCTGGGCACCGGGGCCTTCATGGCGGTGGGCGCCTACGCGGCCTACAACTTCCATGTGCGCATCGACGGCATGCCGCTGCTCGCCTCGCTGCTGCTCGGCGGCGCGAGCGCCACCGTCGTCGGTGTCATCTTCGGTGTGCCCAGCCTGCGCATCAAAGGCCTGTACCTCGCCGTGGCGACGCTCGCCGCGCAGTTCTTCGTCGACTGGGCCTTCCTGCGCATCAAGTGGTTCACCAACGATTCGCCGTCGGGCTCGGTCAGTGTCGCGGGGCTCAACGTCTTGGGCATGCCGATCGAAACACCGGTCCAGAAGTACCTCTTCTGCCTGGCCTTCGTGCTGGTCTTCGGTCTCTTGGCCAAGAACCTCGTGCGCAGCGCCATCGGGCGCGAGTGGATGGCGATCCGCGACATGGATGTCGCGGCTGCGGTCATCGGCATCCGCCCGGTCTACGCCAAGCTCACCGCGTTCGCGGTCAGCTCGTTCATCGTCGGCGTGGCGGGGGCGTTGTGGGGCTTCATCTACCTGGGTGCCTGGGAGCCGGCCGCCTTCAACATCGACCGCTCGTTCCAGCTGCTCTTCATGGTGATCATCGGCGGCCTGGGCTCCATCATGGGCAGCTTCTTCGGCGCGGCGTTCATCGTGCTGCTGCCGATCCTGCTCGACGCCGTGCCGCGGTGGCTGGGCGCGCCGCTGTCCACCGCGATGGCCGCGCACCTCACCTACATGATCTTCGGCGCGCTGATCGTCTTCTTCCTGATCGTCGAGCCGCACGGACTGGCACGGCTGTGGTCCACCGCCAAGGAAAAGCTGCGGCTGTGGCCATTCCCGCATTGA
- a CDS encoding branched-chain amino acid ABC transporter permease has protein sequence MGFFIETLIGGLMAGMLYSLIALGFVLIFKASGVFNFAQGAMVLFAALGMARFAEWFPQWFGFESKALANVLAFVAAMAMMVVVAWLIERLALSKLVNQEAVTLLMATLGITYFLDGFGQTLFGNDIYKIDVGMPKDPVIVGDSLFQGGILISQEDLIAALIAAALVTLLSVFFQKTATGRALRAVADDHQAAQSIGIPLNRIWVIVWSVAGFVALVAGIIWGSKLGVQFSLSLVALKALPVVILGGLTSVPGAIIGGLIIGVGEKLSEIYIGPYFGGGIEIWFAYVLALVFLLVRPQGLFGEKIIDRV, from the coding sequence ATGGGATTCTTCATCGAGACACTCATCGGCGGCCTGATGGCGGGCATGCTGTATTCGCTGATCGCACTCGGCTTCGTTCTCATCTTCAAGGCCTCCGGCGTCTTCAACTTCGCGCAAGGCGCGATGGTGCTGTTCGCCGCGTTGGGTATGGCGCGCTTTGCCGAGTGGTTCCCGCAGTGGTTCGGCTTCGAAAGCAAGGCGCTGGCCAACGTGCTCGCCTTCGTCGCCGCGATGGCGATGATGGTCGTCGTCGCCTGGCTGATCGAACGCCTGGCGCTGAGCAAGTTGGTCAACCAGGAGGCCGTCACCCTGCTGATGGCCACGCTGGGCATCACCTACTTCCTCGACGGCTTCGGGCAGACGCTGTTCGGCAACGACATCTACAAGATCGACGTCGGCATGCCGAAGGACCCGGTGATCGTCGGCGACAGCCTCTTCCAAGGCGGCATCCTCATCAGCCAGGAGGACCTCATCGCCGCGCTGATCGCGGCCGCCCTGGTCACGCTGCTGTCGGTGTTCTTCCAGAAGACGGCCACCGGCCGCGCGCTGCGCGCCGTCGCCGACGACCACCAGGCGGCGCAGTCGATCGGCATCCCGCTCAACCGCATCTGGGTGATCGTCTGGAGCGTGGCGGGCTTCGTCGCATTGGTGGCCGGAATCATCTGGGGCTCCAAGCTCGGCGTGCAGTTCTCGCTGTCGCTGGTGGCGCTCAAGGCGTTGCCCGTGGTGATCCTCGGCGGACTCACCTCGGTGCCGGGCGCGATCATCGGCGGACTCATCATCGGCGTGGGCGAAAAGCTCTCCGAGATCTACATCGGCCCGTACTTCGGCGGCGGCATCGAGATCTGGTTCGCCTATGTGCTGGCCCTCGTGTTCCTGCTCGTGCGCCCACAAGGCCTCTTCGGCGAAAAGATCATTGATCGTGTATGA
- a CDS encoding ABC transporter substrate-binding protein, with the protein MKLKSLALAAACAAAVSGSLMAPPAHAQAKEQFFPLLVYRTGPYAPNGTPWANGKQDYIKLINERDGGVNGVKLTFEECETGYATDKGVECYERLKGKGATVFDPQSTGITFALTDKAPADKIPLITLGYGLSASQDGGVFKWNFPLMGSYWTGADILIQHIGKKEGGLDKLKGKKIALVYHDSPFGKEPIPLLEERSKMHGFELLKIPVTAPGVEQKSAWLQVRQQRPDYVLLWGWGVMNSTALKEAQATGYPREKMYGVWWAGAEPDVKDVGEGAKGYNALALNGYGQQPKVIQDILKHVHGKGMGTGPKEEVGSVLYTRGVIIQMLAVEAVRRAQERFGKGKVMTGEQVRWGLENLALDQKKLDALGFNGVLRPISTSCQDHMGSTWARVHTWDGSKWNFSSDWYQADEQIIRPMVRAAADKYANEKKLTRRTPQDCQS; encoded by the coding sequence ATGAAACTGAAGTCACTCGCACTCGCTGCCGCTTGCGCGGCCGCGGTGTCCGGCTCGCTGATGGCCCCGCCTGCCCATGCGCAGGCCAAGGAGCAGTTCTTTCCGCTGCTGGTCTACCGCACCGGCCCGTACGCGCCCAACGGCACGCCCTGGGCCAACGGCAAGCAGGACTACATCAAGCTCATCAACGAGCGCGACGGCGGCGTCAACGGCGTCAAGCTCACGTTCGAGGAGTGCGAGACCGGCTACGCGACCGACAAGGGCGTGGAGTGCTACGAGCGCCTGAAGGGCAAGGGCGCGACCGTCTTCGACCCGCAGTCCACCGGCATCACGTTCGCGCTCACCGACAAAGCGCCGGCCGACAAGATCCCGCTGATCACGCTGGGCTACGGCCTGTCGGCCTCGCAGGACGGCGGCGTCTTCAAATGGAACTTCCCCTTGATGGGCAGCTACTGGACCGGCGCCGACATCCTGATCCAGCACATCGGCAAGAAGGAAGGCGGCCTCGACAAGCTCAAGGGCAAGAAGATCGCCCTCGTCTATCACGACTCGCCGTTCGGCAAGGAGCCCATCCCGCTGCTTGAGGAACGCTCCAAGATGCACGGCTTCGAGCTGCTGAAGATCCCGGTCACCGCGCCGGGTGTCGAGCAGAAGTCCGCCTGGCTGCAGGTGCGCCAGCAGCGCCCCGACTACGTGCTGCTGTGGGGCTGGGGGGTGATGAACTCCACCGCCCTGAAGGAAGCGCAGGCCACCGGCTACCCGCGCGAGAAGATGTACGGCGTGTGGTGGGCCGGGGCGGAACCCGACGTGAAGGACGTCGGCGAAGGCGCCAAGGGCTACAACGCGCTGGCGCTCAACGGCTACGGCCAACAGCCCAAGGTGATCCAGGACATCCTGAAGCATGTGCACGGCAAGGGCATGGGCACCGGCCCCAAGGAAGAGGTCGGCTCCGTGCTCTACACCCGCGGCGTGATCATCCAGATGCTGGCGGTGGAAGCCGTGCGCCGCGCGCAGGAGCGCTTCGGCAAGGGCAAGGTCATGACGGGCGAACAGGTGCGCTGGGGCTTGGAGAACCTCGCGCTCGACCAGAAGAAGCTCGACGCGCTGGGCTTCAATGGCGTGTTGCGGCCCATCAGCACCTCGTGCCAGGACCACATGGGGTCGACCTGGGCCCGCGTGCACACCTGGGACGGCAGCAAGTGGAACTTCAGCTCCGACTGGTACCAGGCGGACGAACAGATCATCCGCCCGATGGTGCGCGCCGCGGCCGACAAGTACGCCAACGAAAAGAAGCTGACCCGCCGCACGCCGCAGGACTGCCAGTCCTGA
- a CDS encoding ABC transporter ATP-binding protein, with protein MAGRKIGDVILDVRNISLSFGGVKALTDISFDVREHEIRAIIGPNGAGKSSMLNCINGVYTPQQGTITFRGQTFHHMNSRQVAEMGVARTFQNLALFKGMSVLDNIMTGRNLRMKSNLFLQALRWGPAEREEIEHREFVERIIDFLEIQAWRKTPVGRLPYGLQKRVDLGRALAMEPQVLLLDEPMAGMNVEEKQDMCRFILDVNDEFGTTIVLIEHDMGVVMDISDRVVVLDYGKKIGDGTPDEVRNNEDVIRAYLGTSH; from the coding sequence GTGGCCGGCCGCAAGATCGGCGACGTCATCCTGGACGTGCGCAACATCTCGCTGAGTTTCGGCGGCGTCAAGGCGCTCACCGACATCAGCTTCGACGTGCGCGAACACGAGATCCGCGCCATCATCGGCCCCAACGGCGCCGGCAAGAGCTCGATGCTCAACTGCATCAACGGCGTGTACACCCCGCAGCAGGGCACGATCACCTTCCGCGGCCAGACCTTCCATCACATGAACTCGCGGCAGGTCGCCGAGATGGGCGTGGCGCGCACCTTCCAGAACCTCGCGCTCTTCAAGGGCATGAGCGTGCTGGACAACATCATGACCGGCCGCAACCTGCGCATGAAGAGCAACCTCTTCCTGCAAGCGCTGCGCTGGGGGCCCGCCGAGCGCGAGGAGATCGAGCACCGCGAGTTCGTCGAGCGCATCATCGACTTCCTCGAGATCCAGGCGTGGCGCAAGACGCCCGTCGGGCGCCTGCCCTACGGGCTGCAAAAACGCGTGGACCTGGGCCGCGCGCTGGCGATGGAGCCGCAGGTGCTGCTGCTCGACGAGCCCATGGCCGGCATGAACGTCGAGGAAAAGCAGGACATGTGCCGCTTCATCCTGGACGTCAACGACGAGTTCGGCACCACCATCGTGCTGATCGAGCACGACATGGGCGTGGTGATGGACATCTCGGACCGCGTCGTCGTGCTCGATTACGGCAAGAAGATCGGCGACGGCACCCCGGACGAGGTGCGCAACAACGAAGACGTCATCCGGGCGTATCTCGGCACCTCGCACTGA
- a CDS encoding phenylacetate--CoA ligase family protein — MPEPAPYYDDLECRDPEQRERALFAALPAQIAHARAQAPAYAELLHEVDPDAITSRAALARLPVVRKHELLERQKARRADDVFGGFATVGWRGQGPGRGARRVFQSPGPLYEPEGAAADYWRMARALYAAGFRAGDLIHNSFSYHLTPAGSMMETGAHAIGCTVFAGGVGNTELQLQAISELKPQGYAGTPSFLKILLDKAAEAGIGLPWLRKALVSGEAFPPSLRDWLAERGVQAFQCYATADLGLVAYETPAREGLVLDEHVIVEIVRPGTGDPVAEGEVGEVVVTTLNPDYPLIRFGTGDLSAVLPGRCPTGRTNTRIQGWMGRADQTAKVRGMFVHPSQIADVARRHPEIGRARLVVSGEMAQDRMTLRAEVASPAQGLAERIAQTLREVTKLRGEVELCAPGTLPNDGKVIEDARRYE; from the coding sequence ATGCCGGAACCCGCCCCCTACTACGACGACCTCGAATGCCGCGACCCCGAGCAGCGCGAGCGCGCCCTCTTCGCTGCGCTGCCGGCACAGATCGCGCATGCGCGCGCGCAGGCCCCCGCCTACGCCGAACTGCTGCACGAGGTGGACCCCGACGCCATCACGTCCCGCGCGGCCCTCGCCCGACTGCCGGTGGTGCGCAAGCACGAGCTGCTGGAGCGCCAGAAGGCGCGGCGCGCCGACGATGTGTTCGGCGGTTTCGCCACCGTCGGCTGGCGCGGCCAGGGTCCCGGGCGCGGAGCGCGTCGCGTGTTCCAGTCGCCCGGCCCCCTGTACGAGCCCGAAGGCGCGGCCGCCGACTACTGGCGCATGGCCCGCGCGCTCTACGCGGCCGGCTTCCGCGCCGGTGACCTCATCCACAACAGCTTCAGCTATCACCTGACGCCCGCCGGCTCGATGATGGAAACGGGCGCCCACGCCATCGGGTGCACCGTCTTCGCCGGTGGCGTGGGCAACACCGAGCTGCAGTTGCAGGCGATCAGCGAGCTCAAGCCCCAGGGTTACGCCGGGACGCCGAGCTTTCTGAAGATCCTCCTGGACAAGGCGGCCGAAGCCGGCATCGGGCTGCCCTGGCTGCGCAAGGCCTTGGTCTCCGGCGAGGCGTTTCCGCCCTCGCTGCGCGACTGGCTGGCGGAGCGTGGCGTGCAGGCCTTCCAGTGCTACGCCACGGCGGACCTCGGCCTGGTGGCCTACGAAACCCCGGCGCGCGAAGGGCTGGTGCTCGACGAGCACGTGATCGTCGAGATCGTGCGTCCCGGCACCGGCGACCCGGTGGCCGAAGGCGAGGTGGGAGAAGTGGTCGTCACCACCCTCAACCCCGACTACCCCCTCATCCGTTTCGGCACCGGCGACCTGTCGGCCGTCCTGCCCGGACGCTGCCCCACCGGCCGCACGAACACGCGCATCCAAGGCTGGATGGGCCGGGCCGACCAAACCGCCAAGGTGCGCGGCATGTTCGTCCACCCCTCGCAGATCGCCGACGTCGCCCGCCGTCATCCCGAGATCGGGCGCGCGCGGCTCGTGGTCTCGGGCGAGATGGCTCAGGACCGGATGACCCTGCGCGCCGAAGTGGCCTCCCCGGCGCAAGGGCTGGCCGAGCGCATCGCGCAGACGCTGCGCGAGGTGACCAAGCTGCGCGGCGAGGTCGAGCTGTGTGCCCCGGGCACCCTGCCCAATGACGGCAAAGTGATCGAGGACGCCCGCCGCTACGAGTAG
- a CDS encoding AMP-dependent synthetase/ligase: MQTTFPRLLLEHAARRPDAPALREKEYGIWQTLTWAQLAQMVRHLAGGLAEAGLQRGQHVVVIGENRPRLYATMLAAQSLGAVPVPLYQDAVAAEFVYPINNAEVAFAVVEDQEQVDKLLEIRAQCPQLACIWYDDGRGLRNYREPGLESLDALIERGREHDARHPGLFEAEVEKAQADDVAAMFFTSGTTGNPKGVVHTHRSLLDRAEAGARFDHLTEREEVLAYLPPAWIGQNCFSYAQWLVCGYVVNCPESSSTVMIDLKEIGPTYYFAPPRIFEGLLTSVTIRMEDAGRLKRWLYKTFMDVARRVGPKRMDGQRLSFTEKLLYGLGNLLVYGPLRNNLGMSRIRVAYTAGEAIGPDLFTFYRSIGINLKQLYGSTETAVFVCLQPDHEVKADTVGVPIEGVEIKLDANGEILIRSPGLLKEYYKNPQATAEVKTEDGWYRSGDAGFIDASGHLKIIDRAKDVGRMADGSMFAPKYIENKLKFFPHIKEAVAFGDKRDKVCAFINIDFEAVGNWAEKRGLPYAGYTDLAAKPEVYELIRECVEKVNADLAADEKLAGSQIHRFLILHKELDADDGELTRTRKVRRGYIAEKYQVLVDALYAGKSSQYIETQVRFEDGRTGTVSADLAIVDAKTYPAMRRAA, from the coding sequence GTGCAGACGACGTTTCCCCGATTGCTGCTCGAGCACGCCGCCCGGCGCCCCGACGCGCCTGCGCTGCGCGAGAAGGAGTACGGCATCTGGCAGACGCTGACCTGGGCCCAGCTCGCGCAGATGGTGCGCCACTTGGCCGGCGGGTTGGCCGAAGCCGGTTTGCAGCGGGGCCAGCACGTGGTGGTGATCGGCGAGAACCGCCCGCGGCTGTACGCGACGATGCTGGCGGCGCAGTCGCTGGGCGCCGTGCCGGTACCGCTGTACCAGGACGCGGTGGCGGCCGAGTTCGTCTATCCGATCAACAACGCCGAGGTCGCCTTCGCCGTGGTCGAAGACCAGGAGCAGGTCGACAAGCTGCTCGAGATCCGGGCTCAGTGCCCGCAGCTGGCATGCATCTGGTACGACGACGGCCGCGGCCTGCGCAACTACCGCGAGCCGGGCCTGGAAAGCCTGGATGCCCTGATCGAGCGGGGCCGGGAGCACGACGCCCGGCATCCCGGCCTGTTCGAGGCCGAGGTGGAGAAGGCCCAGGCGGACGACGTGGCCGCGATGTTCTTCACCTCCGGCACCACCGGCAACCCCAAGGGCGTGGTGCACACCCACCGCTCCTTGCTCGACCGCGCCGAGGCCGGGGCACGCTTCGACCACCTCACCGAGCGCGAGGAGGTGCTGGCCTACCTGCCGCCCGCGTGGATCGGACAGAACTGCTTCAGCTACGCCCAGTGGCTGGTGTGCGGCTACGTGGTGAACTGCCCCGAGTCGTCCTCCACCGTGATGATCGACCTCAAGGAGATCGGGCCCACCTACTACTTCGCGCCACCACGCATCTTCGAGGGCCTGCTCACCAGCGTCACCATCCGCATGGAAGACGCCGGACGCCTCAAGCGCTGGCTCTACAAGACCTTCATGGACGTGGCGCGGCGCGTGGGGCCCAAGCGCATGGACGGCCAGCGGCTCAGCTTCACGGAAAAGCTGCTGTACGGGCTCGGCAACCTGCTGGTGTACGGGCCGCTGCGCAACAACCTGGGCATGAGCCGCATCCGCGTGGCCTACACCGCGGGCGAGGCGATCGGACCGGACCTGTTCACCTTCTACCGCTCGATCGGCATCAACCTCAAGCAGCTCTACGGCTCGACCGAGACGGCGGTGTTCGTCTGCCTGCAGCCGGACCACGAGGTCAAGGCCGACACCGTCGGCGTGCCGATCGAAGGTGTAGAGATCAAGCTCGATGCGAACGGCGAGATCCTCATCCGCTCGCCGGGGCTGCTCAAGGAGTACTACAAGAACCCGCAGGCGACCGCCGAGGTCAAGACCGAAGATGGCTGGTACCGCAGCGGCGATGCCGGCTTCATCGACGCCAGCGGTCATCTCAAGATCATCGACCGGGCCAAGGACGTGGGCCGCATGGCCGACGGTTCGATGTTCGCGCCCAAGTACATCGAGAACAAACTCAAGTTCTTCCCGCACATCAAGGAGGCGGTGGCCTTCGGCGACAAGCGCGACAAGGTCTGCGCCTTCATCAACATCGACTTCGAGGCCGTGGGCAACTGGGCCGAGAAGCGCGGGCTCCCCTATGCCGGCTATACCGACCTGGCCGCCAAACCCGAGGTGTACGAACTCATCCGCGAGTGCGTCGAAAAGGTCAATGCCGACCTCGCCGCCGACGAGAAACTCGCCGGCAGCCAGATCCACCGCTTCCTGATCCTCCATAAGGAGCTCGACGCGGACGACGGCGAACTCACCCGCACCCGCAAGGTCCGCCGGGGCTACATCGCCGAGAAGTACCAGGTGCTGGTCGACGCCCTGTACGCGGGCAAGTCCTCGCAGTACATCGAGACGCAGGTGCGCTTCGAGGACGGGCGCACCGGCACCGTGAGCGCCGACCTGGCGATCGTGGATGCCAAGACCTACCCCGCCATGAGGAGGGCCGCATGA